In a genomic window of Cryptococcus depauperatus CBS 7841 chromosome 8, complete sequence:
- a CDS encoding branched-chain amino acid aminotransferase, translated as MQEFDLPPLIDAIVLKWPNEVSDEKIPMPRLESEGEVIIKIGDIVAVLFTVSCGTCFNCNESNTVRCTSFALLGTPSLPGCQAAYVCISTASSCLLLELPHLLEGLARVEAPGELDVRRNGREKRVGLCAITSAFTLFEKVIGVVPTQTRRELASKCDPIPVSPPELQAVVDSAAKGQGGDSVLPCDVVSSVRVHSRELRIDRGLPSDKNFELQFGRCSVKHFYPAALKVLTNNQKLLSSFIEHKVGFTIPRSFRQYAISRSTISASVRVQSRGFRKDSSQPIRDIVTGKTIQSPDIDPSLLKIRLTHNPKTRPAPSTLVFGRTFTDHMLTIPWSRDSGWGTPEIKPYGPLELDPSSSVFHYGFALFEGMKAYKQENGSVRLFRPDMNMARMNKSAARIALSTFDGEALTELIKKLVMLESDWIPMEKGYSLYIRPTLIGTQNTLGVGPSNDALLFVICSPAGPYYASGFKPVQLMATTKYVRAAPGGTGSYKLGANYAPGIVPQAEAAKEGYSQNLWLLGPEHVLTEVGTMNLFVALKQADGTVELITPPLDDVILPGVTRDSALQLAREHASGKNIISGLPSKLVVSERKLIMADLVEAEKNGTLVEVFGTGTAAVVSAVDKIGYEGRDIIIPTGPNGLGAIAEGLLNKITAIQTGEIEHPWSVLANDVKL; from the exons ATGCAAGAGTTTGACTTGCCTCCATTGATAGACGCTATCGTCTTGAAATGGCCCAATGAAGTTTCAGACGAAAAGATCCCAATGCCCAGACTAGAGAGTGAAGGAGAAGTCATTATCAAA ATAGGCGATATCGTTGCTGTGTTATTTACTGTCTCTTGCG GTACATGCTTCAATTGCAACGAATCCAACACAGTTAGGTGTACTTCTTTCGCCCTCCTTGGTACACCATCGTTGCCTGGTTGCCAAGCGGCTTACGTCTGCATCTCTACAGCGTCCTCTTGCTTACTATTGGAGTTGCCTCATCTTCTCGAAGG CCTGGCACGCGTGGAAGCTCCTGGAGAGTTAGATGTGAGGAGGAAtgggagagagaaaagg GTCGGACTCTGTGCGATTACTTCGGCGTTCACCCTCTTTGAGAAGGTCATTGGCGTCGTCCCTACTCAGACACGTCGTGAGCTAGCTAGCAAGTGCGACCCAATTCCTGTTTCTCCGCCAGAACTTCAAGCTGTCGTTGACTCGGCCGCTAAAGGACAAGGAGGAGACTCTGTTTT ACCCTGTGATGTTGTAAGCAGTGTTAGGGTACACTCTAGGGAGCTCAGAATTGATAGAGGGTTACCTTCTGATAAAAA TTTTGAACTTCAATTTGGACGTTGTTCAGTGAAGCACTTTTATCCAGCCGCTCTCAAAGTTCTCACAAACAACCAAAAGCTCTTGTCAAGTTTTATAGAACACAAGGTCGGATTCA CAATCCCTCGCTCTTTCCGTCAATATGCCATCTCGCGTTCAACCATTAGTGCATCTGTACGTGTACAGTCGAGAGGATTTCGCAAGGACTCTTCCCAACCCATAAGGGACATTGTGACTGGAAAGACCATTCAATCGCCCGACATTGAT CCTTCACTGCTAAAAATCCGCCTGACTCACAACCCAAAAACTCGTCCTGCTCCTTCCACACTTGTCTTTGGCCGAACTTTTACCGACCATATGCTTACCATCCCATGGTCAAGAGACAGTGGCTGGGGAACTCCCGAAATTAAGCCTT ACGGACCATTGGAACTTGAcccttcctcttccgttTTCCACTATGGTTTCGCATTGTTTGAGGGTATGAAGGCCTATAAACAAGAAAATGGCTCTGTGAGACTATTTAGGCCGGATATGAACATGGCGAGAATGAACAAA AGTGCCGCCCGTATTGCTCTCTCAACCTTCGATGGCGAAGCCCTTACCGAGCTGATCAAAAAGCTTGTCATGCTTGAATCAGACTGGATTCCCATGGAGAAGGGATACTCATTGTACATTCGACCTACATTGATTGGTACACAAAATACTCTCGGTGTTGGACCTTCCAACGACGCCTTACTGTTTGTCATTTGCTCTCCTGCAGGACCCTATTATGCTTCAGGATTTAAGCCTGTGCAATTAATGGCCACCACAAAATATGTTCGTGCCGCTCCTGGAGGTACTGGTAGCTATAAGCTTGGTGCTAA CTATGCTCCTGGTATCGTTCCTCAAGCTgaagctgcaaaagaggGTTACAGCCAGAATCTTTGGTTACTCGGCCCTGAGCACGTCTTGACAGAGGTTGGGACTATGAACTTGTTTGTAGCTTTGAAGCAAGCGGATGGCA CGGTGGAACTGATTACTCCTCCATTGGACGACGTTATCCTTCCCGGTGTGACACGAGACTCTGCTCTTCAACTCGCTCGCGAGCATGCTTCTGGAAAGAATATTATCTCTGGTCTTCCCAGCAAGCTTGTTGTCTCTGAACGCAAACTGATTATGGCTGATCTTGTTGAAGCCGAAAAGAATGGCACTTTGGTAGAGGTCTTTGGCACAGGTACTGCTGCCGTTGTATCGGCTGTTGACAAAATTGGTTATGAGGGGAGGGACATTATTATTCCTACAGGTCCAAATGGCCTCGGCGCCATTGCCGAGGGATTGTTGAATAAGATTACTGCTATCCAGACTGGCGAGATTGAGCATCCTTGGAGCGTGCTTGCTAATGATGTTAAGCTCTAG